The genome window CCCCGCCGCCGTCGATGCCATCAAGACCCGGACGCGGCAGTTCGCCAAACGGCAGTGCACGTGGTTTCGAAATCTCGAAGAGTGCCGCGCCGTCGAGATCGCACCGGGAGAAAGCGCTGATGCGATCGTGGAACGGATCACGGGATAGGCAGCGGAATGGCTGGCTTAAACCGCGTCCTCGCCGGCACAGCTATGCTCGCTTAATCCCAACGTGCGACGGCCGCTGGGGTCAAGGGGGTCTCACCCCCTTGCCGCCGGAGGCACTTCCATGAGGAACCGTGGTAAGCAACGGGCGAAGCCTTTGTGGTACCGGCGTTGAGCACTCAACGCCCGCTTTGCAGTCCCCGCGGGTTGGTGAGGGGGCATACGACACGGTATCCGCGCTTGGACACGCCCCCCTTCAGACTATCTCTCGACGGCCAGGCCTCCGGCGGGCAAAGGGCCAGAAAAACAACACAGGCCCCTCTGCACTCCCCACCAGGGGCCAGCCCCTGGACCCCGGTTCGGCCAAGTGCGCCGTTCGAGCTGCAGCAGAAACGAAAAAGACCACTCGGCAGCGCACTTGCGCCACCGAATGGTCTCACATTCCTGCTTCGCTGAAGCTCACAGCTCACGCCGGCTGAAGCTCGCCAAGAGCATCCTTCAACCGCGCCCGAGCCGTGTGCAACCGTCGCTTGATCGTCCCGACCGGGCTCGAAAACCGATCACTCATCTCCTTGAGAGACTGACCCTCAAAGTAGAACGCGACCAGCGTCTCCCGATCCAGCTTCCGCAACCGCGACAGGCCCTTCTTGACCTCCCGCGCCTGCTCCTGCCGGACCAGACCGTCAATCGGAACATCCGGCCGCGTCCGGAAGGCATCGAAGGTCTCCGGCGCCTGAGTCGTCTCATGCGGCCGCCGAACCGCCCGGTTGATCGACAACCGGATGGCAATCCGCTTGAGCCAGCCCACGAACCGTTCCGGTTCCCGGAGCTGATCAAGCTTACGGAGCATCCGCACAAAGACGTCCTGCGTCACTTCGGCCGCCTCGGCGCTGTTCCGCAACCGACGCATGACGATGGCGAAGACGGTCCCTTCGAACTGCTGGACGAGCTGGTTGAAAGCGGCCGGACAACCGGCCTGAGCCTGGCGAACCAGGAGGAGGAGTTCTAAGTCAGTCATGGGCACCTCTCGAAACCTGAGAGGGGACGCCCCGTTCCCGTTTGAGGAGAATAGAGCGTGAGGATCAGCCCTTCGTCGCCGACTCACTTCGGCAAAAGTGAAGAGGCTGCTGAGAGACCCGGCGCTTGCGAATGACACATTCGAAAACGAGTGAAATCGGCCCCCTGATCGCGGACAACGCCTGCGGATCAGAGGAGCACGCCGACACGAAGTCGGAAATTCCATCGGGGGCCTGGACAGGACTAGTCGCCGCGTAGAGCGTGAACTGCACGCAAACGGCAACCGCATCAACTGATCTGAAACGACCAGCGACCGGTTTGGGCCACGATGGCGGGGCGGGCGGGGAACAACCGTTGTCCGTGGGTGCGGACGATCGTTTCCCCAACCCCGTCAAAGTGAGACAGCTCGACTGATGGCGAGCAGTGCCCAAAGGGGCGCCGGAAGTTCGCTCTCAACTGGCGGCATGACGGATACGCCCGGTACCCGTACTGGCGAATATCTGCGGCTTGGCATCGATTCGCGCACGCTGGAGAGACAGCCTGTCTCCATCGACTTAGAGCGATGGATCTCAGAAAGCGGTTTCCCGAGGTGCATACGAATGCCCGAGCCGACGACGCGATCGCAAACGGTCGCGGCGGCCGCATTGAATGCGAACGTCTGTGCCGTGGCGGTCTTCGTGATCTGCTGGTTCATCGCTGATACCTCCTGCGACCGCTCAGGGCGGTCTTCGGGAAACGAAACAAGGTGCCCCGTATTGTTTCCCCGGGGCGGGTCCTCGAAAAGGGAGACCGAAAAGTTGGGTTGCTGGTCGAGCGCCAGGTCGGACGCCACGCCAGAAGGCATTCCCCATGGCCCGCAAACGCATCTCGTGCGTAGAAAGGAATGCATGGGAGTCAATACGTCACTACGACCCGGGCAGACCAGAAAAGGTTCGCGAGAAATCCGGAGATTCGGGGAAATTCGGAAATTCGTCCCGCTGGACACGTCGGAAAACCGGCCGCAAACGTGTTTTTCCAAGGAGAATTGATGCGTCCCGAACCGCAGGACGAGAGCGAAAAACGTCCGACAGCGGGAACACCATGGTGAGGCGGGCTAAGACCCACCCGGCTCGACCGCTGCCGGACGGACGCATTGTTCGGCAGCGAATCAATTCCTCAAGAGTCCGATCGACGTCGTTCCAGTGAACTCAGGGTTTCCCCGGACCTTTGGCCCTCCAGCAGTAACAACCCTTCCGGTGAAAACGATCCTCGGAAAACGAAACACGAACCCGCGCCGTCCGAAGGTGAGCACCGCCCGAAGAAGCCCCAGCGCAAACGAAGACGCCGCAATCGTTTACACGATTGCGGCGTCTTGCCGATGAGTGCCCCCACAAGGACTCGAACCTTGGACTTACTGATTAAGAGTCAGTTGCTCTACCAACTGAGCTATAGGGGCTTTTTGCGAGCGGGGAAAGGTATCGGCTCGCTCGCGGGAATTCAACCGCTCACATCGGCAATTTCGCCGGCACGCATGATGCAATTCGACCGCCCCCGACTGGACCGTCCCGGCCGCTCGTGGGTTCGCTCGGGAATGGCCTCACCCCTGGGCCTTTTGCCGAACCTCTTTCATCTTAGAGACATACTTCTCCGCCATCGCCCGGATGGTCCCCATGTCTCCCTTTGCCAGGGCCTCTTTCGTCACCAGATTGCTTCCCAACCCGACGGCACAGGCCCCGGATTTCACAAAGTCGCCGAGGGTATCGAGGTTGACGCCCCCCGTCGGCAGGAGCCGGACGTAGGGCAAGGGTCCATGAACCGCCTTCAGGTAGCCGGGGCCGCCGACTTCCGCCGGGAAAACCTTGATGAACTCCGCCCCCGCCTCCCAGGCGGTCAGAATTTCTGTCGGCGTGAACGCCCCGCACATGACCACCTTGTCGTAGCGGTGGCACGTTTCGATCACCGCCGGACGGACGACCGGGGTCACCAGGAATTCCGCCCCGGCCAGGATCGCGGCGCGGGCCGTCGCCTCGTCAAGGATCGTTCCGGCCCCCAGCAGGATCTTGTTCCCCAGTCGATCCCGCACCGCGGAAATGACCTCGAGCGCCCTGGGGACGGTCAACGTCACTTCCAGGACATCTACGCCCCCCTCGGCGAGCGCCTCGGACACCTGGACCAGCTGGTCACTGCTGGAAGACCGAATGATCGCCACGATCCCGCTGTCGAGCACCCGCTGCACATCGTTGTGTCGAGACATACCCCTCGCCTGACCGTCAAAGAACTGATTTTTCGGACGAGTCAGTTTGTAGGACCTCCGCTGGGGAAACGCGAGAGTCTCGCTCGCACCGCCCCAGCAGGATTCGACCGGGGCATTTCATACACCAGTGCTTATTGATACGTTGTCCCCCGGCGAGTACCGTAGTGGCAGCGCTCCGAGTGCTCCCCTCCCGACAAGGAAGCGGCTGAGCCTTCCCCCCGACGCGCTCTCCTCTCCCCTTCCCCCCGGGAGCGAGCCGCTCTCATTCGAGCCTTTCGAATGCCTGCCTCCCACGTCTTCCTGACTGTTACCCCCGCCAGAGCGCTGCTGTGGCGACTCGTCGCTCTCTTCGTGTTCCTCGCCCCCCTTCCGTCGCGCGTCGCGGCCGAAAATCCCTCCTCTCCGATGGGGCAGGCCACGAATGACGAGCGTCAGGGACACGAATATTTCGAGCGGAACGTCCGGCCACTCCTGTCGCAGCACTGTTTCTCCTGTCACGCCAAGGGGCAGGCCAAAGGGGGCCTGAGTCTTGCCGACCGGAAGGGACTACTCGCCGGCGGCGAGGGAGGCGCGGTCGTCTCGCTCGAGAAGCCGAACGACAGCCCGCTGATCGCGGCGGTCGAGGGACGGGACGGCCTTCAAATGCCGCCGAATTCGAACCTGAGCGACGCGGAAGTCGCGGTTCTCAAGCGATGGATCGAGCTGGGTGCTCCGTGGCCGGAGGCGGTCGAGGGGACCGCTCCGACGGCCGGGACCGTAACCGCCGAAGCCCGCGAGTTCTGGGCCTTTCAGTCGGTGAAGCCGGTCGCGCCCCCTACAGTCCAGGACTTTGCCTGGGTCCGCCAACCGCTCGACCGGTTCGTGCTGGCCGCATTGGAAGCCCAGGGTCTCCGTCCTGTCGAGGAAGCCGATCGACGGACATTCATTCGCCGGGCCACGTTCGACCTGACAGGCCTCCCTCCCAGTCCGCAGGAGGTCGCGGCGTTCCTGGCGGACGACGCTCCCGATGCCGACTCGCGGCTGGTCGACCGGCTGCTGGCATCGCCGCAGTATGGCGAGCGGTGGGGACGGACCTGGCTCGACGTCGCCCGCTACGGTGAAGACCAGGCCCACACCTTCCAGGCGCGGACCTATCCCAACGGCTACCGCTACCGCGACTGGGTCGTCGCCGCGTTCAACGCCGACCTCCCATACGATCAGTTTGTGGTCGAGCAGATCGCGGGCGACCTGCTGCCGGCCTCAGACCGTGCCGACGAAGAGCGTAAGGCGCGTTCCGCGGCACTCGGCTACTTTGCTCTCGGTCCGGTGTACTACAAGGACGCCGGCTGCGCGGGGAAGGCGGAGTCGGACGAGCTCGACGACCGGATCGACACCCTCTGCCGCGGATTCCTCGGGCTGACCGTCTCGTGCGCCCGCTGCCACGACCACAAATTCGATCCGATCTCGACGAAGGACTACTACGCGCTGGCCGGCGTCTTCGCCAGCACCGAGTACCGGGAAGTCCCGCTCGTCGCGGACGACGTCGTCCGCCGCTACGACGAGGCCGCGACCGCGATCAAGGACCGCGAGAAAGCGGTCAACGAGGCAAAGGCCGAGGCCACGCGTGAAGCGGGCGAACGGTTCGCTCCGGAAACGGCCAAGTACATCGTGGCCGCGTGGCGGCGGCGTCTCCCCGGTTCCGATGCCTCGGCCAAAGCCGATGCCGCCGCGAAGGACCAGGGCCTGAAACCGTTCCTCGTCGACCGGTGGGTCGAGTTCCTCAAGTCCGACATCGTTGGCAAGCGGCCCTACCTCGCTGGGCTTCAGCAAGCCCTCGGGGCCGAGGATCCCGCGGCCATGGAGAAGGCGGCCGTCCTGGTCCAGGACGAGCTCGTCGCGGCGCTGCAGACCCGCGATCAGGCGAAGACCGCGGAAGCAGGAGGATCGGAGAACTCCTCCTCAAGACCGGCAACGGCCTCAGCGGCTCTGGCCCAGCCTGAGATCCTCAAAGACCTGCTGACCGACCGGAACGCCCCGTTCGCCATCCCCAAGGACCGGGCCGAAAAGCTGTTCTCCGACTCCGCCAAGGCGCGGCTCACCGCGCTGCAGAAGGACGTCGAGCAGGCGAAACAGAACCTCGGCCCCAAGTACCCGTTTGCTCATAGTCTGGCCGATGCCGCTCCGAAGAATCTCCAGGTCCATCTCCGGGGCAACCACAAGGACCTTGGCGACGAAGTCCCCCGACGCTTCCTCACCATCCTGACGGCGGACGCCGCCGAGCCCTTCCATGAGGGGAGCGGGCGGCTCGAACTGGCGCGGGCCATTGCCAGCCCCGCCAACCCGCTCACGGCGCGGGTCATGGTGAACCGAATCTGGCTGAATCACTTCGGCCGCGGCCTGGTCGGGACTCCCAGCAACTTCGGCCTCCTCGGCGAGCGGCCGACGCACCCGGAGCTCCTGGACTACCTCGCCGACCGATTCGTGTCTTCGGGCTGGTCGATCAAGGAGCTCCATCGCGAAATCCTGCTCTCCGCGACGTACCGGCTCAGCAGCGATTCGCGCGGCGAAGGGGCGGCGACGGCTCTCAACCGCGATCCCGACAACCGACTTCTCTGGCGGCAGAATCGCCGCCGCCTGGAGATCGAGGCGTGGCGGGACGCCATGCTGCTCGTCGGCGATCGTCTCGACGACCAGTTGGGTGGCCCCGCGGTCCGACTCGACGACGCCGGGAACCGCCGCCGAACGCTCTACGCCGCGATCAGTCGCCACGACCTGAACGGGACGCTCCGGATGTTCGACTTCCCCGATCCCAACCTGACGAGCGAGCGGCGCGTCAGCACGACCGTCCCGATGCAGCAGCTGTTCGTCCTGAACAGCGAGTTCCTCGCGCAGCAGGCCCGGGCGCTGTCTCAGCGGATTGCCCGGGAGGCGTCGGCCGATGACACCGTCCGAATCGCCGCTCTTTATTCCCTCCTGTTCCAGCGCGATCCGACCGAGGCCGAGACGCAGGTCGGTCTCGCGTACCTCCAGAGCCCGCTCCCTGAAACCGTCGCGCCGGACGTCGTCAAGCTCTCCCCATGGGAGCGGTACGCGCAGGTCCTGCTCGGAACGAATGAGTTCCTGTTCCTCGACTGACATGGAATCCGGCCGATGACTCCTTCGCCACGCCTCTCGCGCCGCCACCTCCTCTCACAGATGGGGGCCGGATTCGGAACGCTCGGTCTCGCCAGCGTCCTGACCGAGGGAGGTCTGCTCTCTTCATCGGCTGACGCCGCGCCTGCGGCTGCCAGTCCCCTGGCTCCCCGGTCGCCGCACTTCGCCGCGCGGGCCAAGCGGGTGATTTTCCTGTTCATGAACGGCGGACCGTCGCACGTCGACACGTTCGATCCGAAGCCCGACCTTGCCCGTTACGCCGGCCAGCAGCCGGAGGAGCTGACGAAGAACTACCAGCGTTCGGTCGGCAAGCTCTTTCCTTCGCCGTTCAAGTTCGGGAAGTACGGTGAGAACGGGATCGATGTGAGCGAGCTCTATCCGCACGTCGC of Planctomyces sp. SH-PL14 contains these proteins:
- a CDS encoding RNA polymerase sigma factor, with protein sequence MTDLELLLLVRQAQAGCPAAFNQLVQQFEGTVFAIVMRRLRNSAEAAEVTQDVFVRMLRKLDQLREPERFVGWLKRIAIRLSINRAVRRPHETTQAPETFDAFRTRPDVPIDGLVRQEQAREVKKGLSRLRKLDRETLVAFYFEGQSLKEMSDRFSSPVGTIKRRLHTARARLKDALGELQPA
- a CDS encoding bifunctional 4-hydroxy-2-oxoglutarate aldolase/2-dehydro-3-deoxy-phosphogluconate aldolase — encoded protein: MSRHNDVQRVLDSGIVAIIRSSSSDQLVQVSEALAEGGVDVLEVTLTVPRALEVISAVRDRLGNKILLGAGTILDEATARAAILAGAEFLVTPVVRPAVIETCHRYDKVVMCGAFTPTEILTAWEAGAEFIKVFPAEVGGPGYLKAVHGPLPYVRLLPTGGVNLDTLGDFVKSGACAVGLGSNLVTKEALAKGDMGTIRAMAEKYVSKMKEVRQKAQG
- a CDS encoding PSD1 and planctomycete cytochrome C domain-containing protein, producing the protein MPASHVFLTVTPARALLWRLVALFVFLAPLPSRVAAENPSSPMGQATNDERQGHEYFERNVRPLLSQHCFSCHAKGQAKGGLSLADRKGLLAGGEGGAVVSLEKPNDSPLIAAVEGRDGLQMPPNSNLSDAEVAVLKRWIELGAPWPEAVEGTAPTAGTVTAEAREFWAFQSVKPVAPPTVQDFAWVRQPLDRFVLAALEAQGLRPVEEADRRTFIRRATFDLTGLPPSPQEVAAFLADDAPDADSRLVDRLLASPQYGERWGRTWLDVARYGEDQAHTFQARTYPNGYRYRDWVVAAFNADLPYDQFVVEQIAGDLLPASDRADEERKARSAALGYFALGPVYYKDAGCAGKAESDELDDRIDTLCRGFLGLTVSCARCHDHKFDPISTKDYYALAGVFASTEYREVPLVADDVVRRYDEAATAIKDREKAVNEAKAEATREAGERFAPETAKYIVAAWRRRLPGSDASAKADAAAKDQGLKPFLVDRWVEFLKSDIVGKRPYLAGLQQALGAEDPAAMEKAAVLVQDELVAALQTRDQAKTAEAGGSENSSSRPATASAALAQPEILKDLLTDRNAPFAIPKDRAEKLFSDSAKARLTALQKDVEQAKQNLGPKYPFAHSLADAAPKNLQVHLRGNHKDLGDEVPRRFLTILTADAAEPFHEGSGRLELARAIASPANPLTARVMVNRIWLNHFGRGLVGTPSNFGLLGERPTHPELLDYLADRFVSSGWSIKELHREILLSATYRLSSDSRGEGAATALNRDPDNRLLWRQNRRRLEIEAWRDAMLLVGDRLDDQLGGPAVRLDDAGNRRRTLYAAISRHDLNGTLRMFDFPDPNLTSERRVSTTVPMQQLFVLNSEFLAQQARALSQRIAREASADDTVRIAALYSLLFQRDPTEAETQVGLAYLQSPLPETVAPDVVKLSPWERYAQVLLGTNEFLFLD